A region from the Arvicola amphibius chromosome 12, mArvAmp1.2, whole genome shotgun sequence genome encodes:
- the Smim4 gene encoding small integral membrane protein 4, translating to MFFRAQVRRALQRVPGKQRFGIYRFLPFFFVLGGAMEWIMIKVRVGQETFYDVYRRKASERQYQRRLEDTSETDLHKLIK from the exons ATGTTCTTCAGGGCCCAGGTGAGGCGAGCTCTGCAGCGGGTGCCCGGGAAGCAGCGATTCGGCATCTACAGGTTCCTGCCCTTCTTTTTTGTCCTTGGAGGAGCGATGGAGTGGATCATGATTAAAGTGCGCGTGGGCCAGGAGACCTTCT ATGACGTCTACCGTAGAAAAGCTTCAGAAAGACAGTATCAGAGAAGGCTGGAAGATACATCAGAGACCGATCTTCACAAGTTAATAAAGTAA